Below is a window of Fimbriimonadaceae bacterium DNA.
AATAGGTCAACACGATGGTCGCTCCACAAGTACGGCGGATAGTAATTGTGGGCTCGACGCTGGCATAGATAGCCGTAAAACCGATCAAACCCATGCGCCAAAGGATGCTCCACCGGATCGGGTCCACCAAGCCCCCACTTCCCCACCAAAGCCGTCCGATATCCCCCCGACTTCAAAGCCTCCGCAATCGTCGTCTCCGACTGTGGCAGGGGAAACTGCCCCTCCTTGTCGTTCGGCCCAAAGCCCCCCTGCTCCTTATTCCCCCGGACCGAAGCATGCCCTTGATGCTTCCCCGTAAGAAGGGATGCCCTGGTCGGCGCACACACCGGGCTAGCCGCATAAGACCGTGTAAATTTCACTCCCTCAGCCGCAAGTCGGTCGATGTTCGGAGTCGGAATCTTGGTTTGCCCATAACACCCAACTTCGCCATATCCCAGATCGTCGGCCATGATGTAGACGATGTTGGGTTTCACTTGAAGGGCAGTTACGGCCAACGCCGCGATAACGGATACCATGCCCTATTCTGCCGGATCGGTCTTTGACGGATTGATCACACACCTAAAGCCTGAGTGAAACAGCCCTGTGTCCGGCGAAGATTTCATCCGCGCGCTCGGCCTGTACCCCTTGCAATAGCAATCCGCACACAAGAACGAGCCCCCACGTAGCACCCTTTTTGCGACCCCCGGCTCAGCCGGATCATTCGATGAACTCGGCCCTTTGGGATCATTGTCTGCCATCTCCGAGTAGGCCGCTGCGCTGTACCAGTCCGCACACCACTCCCAAACATTCCCCGCCATATCATATAGCCCAAACTTGTTCGGCGCAAACGACTTCACAGGAGCGGTCGTCAAGAAACCGTCGGTATTCTCATTCTTGAGCGGAAACTGCCCCTGCCAAATATTGGCCTGTGGATGTTTGTCGTCAAACGGTTCAGAGCCCCAGATAAACGCCTGACCAGCAACCCCTCCCCTCGCCGCATATTCCCACTGCGCCTCAGTCGGCAGTTCTTTCCCCGCCCACTTGGCATATGCCCCCGCATCCTCCCATGCCACTTGAACGACAGGATGATCCTCCTTGCCCTCAATATCGGACCCCGGCCCCTCCGGATGCTTCCAATTCGCACCGATCACATAGTCCCAACCCTTGCCCGAAACGAAAACGAGCGCACCGGGTTTGAGCTTCTCTGGGTCAACGCCTGGAAACTCTTTAGGATCAATCGCCCGCTCTGCCACCGTCACGTATCCTGTCGCCTCCACAAACTCGGCAAACTGCGCATTCGTCACTTCATGCTCGTCCATGAAGAACCCGCTCATCTTAAGCTCCTTAGCAGGCGACTCGTCCACAAACCCCTCATCAGAGCCAATCGTGAAAGTGCCTAGTGGAATCCAAACCATCCCTTTGGGAACTGGGCGTGACTCACTCGCGACCGATGGCCCAACATCCTCCGACGCACCGCATCCCGCAACGAGCAAAAGAGCAAGAATGGAGACAAGGGCGCTGAAGGCAAGCAAGCGCAAAGCAAGCATAGAAAGAGTATGGAGACTATGACCCGAGACGTCAACATTCGCCCTCAAACGAAAGTATCTCGTGCCCCCTCTCGACCCTCCTCACTGTGCCGAGATAGGGTAAATTTACCGCTCATGGGCGGTTAGCTCAGTGGTAGAGCACTTCGTTCACACCGAAGGGGTCGTAGGTTCAAATCCTATACCGCCCACCATTCTTCAAAAAGCCCTCCCTTCCATTTTTCCGGAAATGGAGGGGAGGGTTGGGTGGGGAGGTCATCACTCCGCCCGAAACGCCTCAATCTCGCGCAAAAAACCCTCAGCCTCCGCGACTTCCTTCCCCACAATCGTGTCCTGCAAAAACTGCGCATACTTCGACTTCTTCATGACCCAGTAGATCGGAGGAATCATCGCCAGACCGAATACAACATTCCCGAACAACCACGCTGGATGAAGCGCAAAGATAAGCTCTGCGCCAATCAGCATCTGCCCGAGCAAGATCGGAAACACAAACCACAACGGAAGAGCAAGAATGAATGTCCACTGCGTCGCTTGAAGCCGAAGCTTCCTCAGTTTTGTCAGCTGAGTCTGCGTCTCAGTGACCGCCTTCGAGAAATCAAGTTCCGAAGAAAGAATCAACTGCCGGACGCTAACATGAATGAGGTAAATCGCAAACGCGAACACGGCAATTGCGGGGAGGCCAGCCGCTGGGGCAGCCAATAACTCCTGAATGTTCCCTGCCATAAAACCGCCAACGGCTATAGCGGTAACACCAGCAACGATCAGGTCCCAGATCGGCGACCTCTGGGTTCGACGACGAATCGATACTGTCTTCGATTGTTGCAACTGCTCTTGCAACCGCGTCTGTTGGGCTGTACACTTTTCGACCCGAGCTTGCAATTCGCTCCAAGCGTTGAGCATTTCTTGTCTTTCCATAGTTTTTCCTTGAGAGCCTAACTCTGCTGCTCGACCTCCAGCCGAAGCCTTTGCTTCAACCGTGTCAATTTCGTAGCGACGTTCTGAGGACTAATGCCGAGGATTTCGCCAATCTCTGCATGGCTGCGCTCCTCAATGTAGAGCATCAACAAAGCCCGACTGAACTCGTCCAGACCCGCGATCAGGCTATACAAGGCCTGTGAGTCCAACCCTTCGCTCGTAGGTTCGGGAATGTCGGCAAGTTCCTCGGCGGTCGTCAAATGCTGATTCCTCAGCTTCCACTTCCGAGCCCAAGAGATCGCGGTATTGAGAGCGACTTGATACATCCAAGTCGAAAAGGTCCGACTGGGGTCGTATTTGGGATACGCCCGCCAAAGCTGCAGAGTGATCTCCTGAGCCAGGTCCTGCTGATCCTCAGCAAGCCACGCATAGCTGCTGACCACCTTAAAAATAATCCCCTTGTGGCTCTCGATCTGAGATTGAAAGAGACTCTGTTGGTCAGCAAGATCGGTCTTGACTGAGGTCATGCCAAGTGATTCGCCCAACAAGAAGAATCCTTACACGACTTGGGACTTTTGTAGATTTCCAAATTCGAGAGCGCGAGCATGTCCTATTCTGTCAGCTTCTTTGGCAAGAGCGACTGCCCTCCGAAAACCCTCAGCTTAGGGATGGCTACCCTTTAACCGCCCGATAGAACCCTGCATCGATGTACTGCCCACCGCTAGTCTGCTTGCAGCTCACCGCAATCACATTCTTCCCCGACCTCAGCAATCCATCGGGAATGTCCACAAACAAATAATCCGTCGTATAACCCTCCAACCGGGCAATCTCCGACCCGTTCAGATACACAACCGCGTCCTCGTCGTGGTGGATTTTCAGCCAAAGATCGCCGGAGACATCGACAGCCGTAAACTCCCGCCGAATCCAAATCTTCTCACTCGACCACACCGTCCCAACAATCGCCCCCGGCGTTTGAGCCGTGCCAAAGCCAGACTTGCCCTGCTTCCAACCCACAGCCGAAAACGCCTCGCCAAACCAATCCGCCGCCGGTTCCGACTCCGTGTAAGACCACTCACCAGGAGAATCATCTGCCGTCGGCAAAACCGCCTGCATCGTCATCGGCGGGCCATAAACCGCCGAATTCACCTTCCGCAGCCAGTCCAAGGGCATCTTCAAAATCGAGCGGTCATAAGTCATCAGCCCGTTGACTTCAATCTCAACATCCGTCGTCTGTGTGTAAATCGCCGCGCTCAACCCCTTCGATTTCAGCAGCGTCAGGCTCTTAATCAGCTGCTCATAGCGCACCATCAAATCCGCCGAATTCGTGAAGCTGCGGTACCCCCAGTTATCCTTTTCCTGCCAGGTGTGCTTGTCCACCGGCAATCCAAGTCCTCCAAACTCACCCAGAACGATCGCCCGTCCAGGCACAGGGTCAGGCGATCCTGGCCCCGGATAAACGTGAATATCGAGCATATCCCCAGCCTCAACGAAGTTGCCTCCGCTTGCCGGATTCACAAGCCTGCTCGGATCAAATGCCTTCGTCCAGTCCGAAACACGCTTCGTATCAAACTGCCCCCAAGCCTCATTAAACGGAACCCAAACAACCACACTCGGAAACGGCTTGCATGCCGTCATGATGTTCCGCCATTCATCCTCAAACGCTTGCTTGCTAACGGCAGGTCGCGGCCCGTCGGGTTTCTCATTCTTCACCCGAAAGTTCGTGTTCCAACCCGGACCAAACTTCAAATTGCTCGGCATATCCTGCCAAACCAAAAGCCCAAGCTCATCGCAGTGCCGATAAAACCGTGCTGGCTCCACCTTCACATGCTTGCGAACCGTGTTAAAGCCCGCCCTCTTCAAAACCTCAAGGTCATACCGCAGAGCATCGTCGCTCGGAGGCGTGTATAAGCCGTCCGGCCACCAACCCTGATCCAGCGGTCCAAACATAAAGATCGGTTCTCCGTTCAGATAGGTCCGAACTCCAAACTTGTCCTCTTTCAAGGCGATCTCTCGTATCCCAAAATAGCTGCCCGCCTTATCGACCGCCTTCTCGCCCTGACGAAGCTCAACTTCAAGATCATAGAGAGTCGGCGAATCCGGCGACCAAAGCCGTGGCTGGGGCACCTTCAAAGCAATTGGTTTCCCGGCCGGAGCAGAACCAGTAGCAACCTCTGCCCCGTTCAACATTGCCTTCACATGCACGGTCAAGCCTTCATGCTTCCCCTCAACCCCCACATCCACCTTCACGTCGCCAGAAATCTTCGTCTCAGCAACAACCAAGGCTATGGAAGAAGTCGAAACCGGCTCCATCCAAACGGTTTGCCAAATCCCCGTGACCGCCGTATACCAAATCCCACTCGGTGTAAAAGTCTGCTTGCCATAGGGTTGATCGCCGTCTGTCGTCGGATCCCACACGCGCAGAACAAGCTCATTCTCCCCGGCCTTCAAGGCGTCCGTGATGTCAAAGCCAAACGGATCGTAGCCCCCAAAATGCTCCCCCACCAACTTCCCATTGACAAGAACTTTGGTGTGCCAATCCACTGCTCCAAAGTTCAGCCGAAGGCGCTGACCTTTCCAGCCATCAGGCACAACTACAGTGCGCCGATACCAAAGCGCCTGATCGGCATAAACCTGTTTCTGAACCCCACTTAAATGCGACTGGACCGGGTAAGGAACCAGAATTTTCCCTTGTGCGCCAGGCCAAATCTCAAGGTTTGCCGGAGCAATCGCATACTCCCAAGACCCGTTCAAATTCTCCCAACGGTCGCGTACCATCTGAGGCCGGGGATACTCCTTCCAAGCCCTCCCCGCAAGCGCATCTGCGCTCCAGCGCGTCGACATCCATTTCTCAATCGTCACCGGCCTGTCTTGTTCGTCGTTCACCACGAGATTGTTTTGTGTAGCGGTTTCTTCCAGCGCGTTTTGGTCGATATTCGTCAGCCCAGTTGGGTTCATCATAGCCATTCCTGCAAGTAGCGTAATCAGCATGCTCTTTCCTATTGAATGTCGCTCCGTGACGTGTCAAACCGCACTGTTCAAATCCGACCCAAGAGCTGATGCCGAAAGCATACTCCCTGAGGCTGATCGGAGAGGAAGGTTCATAAGGAGGTCCGAAAAACCCTCCCCTTCCATTTTTCCGGAAATGGAGGGGAGGGCAGGGTGGGGAGGTCCCCAAAAACTTCCTCGGCTTCCATTTCTCCGGAAATGGAGGGGAGGGTTGGGTGGGGAGGTCCCCCAAATCCCCTCCCCCACAGTAAACTCCCACCATGACCGCAACCACCCAAACCACCGCCATCCAAGAGTTCCGCAAGCTCCACGAATCCGGCTGCTTCATCCTCCCCAACCCCTGGGACATCGGCTCCGCTCTCTACCTCCAGCACCTTGGCTTCAAAGCCCTCGCCACAACATCCGCAGGATTTGCCTTCACCCTCGGCAGACCCGACGCCGTCGCTGCCGTGTCCCTCGAAACCGCTCTTGCCCACTTTCAACAAATTGCAGAAGCAACACCCCTCCCCGTCAATGCCGACTTTCAAAACGGCTATGCCGACGATCCAAAAGGCGTCGCCACAAATGTTAAAAGATGCATCGAATCCGGCGTCGCCGGACTCTCCATCGAAGACGCAACGGGCAACCCAGCGCAACCCCTCTACGAAAGCGAACTCGCCATCGACCGCATCCGCGCCGCGCGGTCAGCCATCGACGCTAGTGATCTCCCAGTCGTCCTTACCGCTCGATGCGAAGCATGGCTGGTCGGAGCAGAGAACCCGCTTGACGTCGCCATAAACCGCCTCATCGCTTTCGCCGAAGCCGGAGCCGATTGCCTTTACGCTCCCGGCGTCCGTGATCTCAAGGAGATTGAACAAATCGTCAAAGCAGTTGCTCCCAAGCCAGTGAACATTCTAGTGGGTTCCCCAAGCCCCGACCTCACACTCACAAACCTATCCGCGATCGGTGTCCGCCGAATCTCTGTCGGAGGAGCGCTCGCCAGAGTTGCCTGGGGCGCATTCATGCGTGCCAGCCAAAGCATCGCCGAAACCGGTACCTTCGACGCGCTGTCCACCGCAGTACCCTCCACCGAAATCATCAAGGCATTCTAAGACCCAATCTTCCCCCAACCGACGAATACCAAGTATTTACACCGGTGTTCCCCCAACCCGGTCGGCGCTGAAAAGAACGTGTTGTATAATCTATCTTCACCCCAAATTGGACCCAACCCCATGAAACTTATTCCTATCGCTCTCGTCGCCGTTGGTGCCAGCATGGCCACTTCTGCCTCTGCAATTATCTGGCGGAATGACATCCCGCAATCGACCGTTCTTACCTTCGGTAACGACGCAAGATTCCAGGGCGTCGGTCGAGTGACCGTCGGCGGCGGCTCCGGTACCGGAACATTCCTAGGAATCGGCACCGGCGGGCAGGCGTGGGGCATCTCGGCAAAGCACGTCATCACAACTGGAAACACGGGGTCCTTTACTTTTGAAGACGGAGGCAACTACGCCATCACCCAAGCCATCGGGTTTGCGGGTGCCGACGTTTCCATCTTCAAGATCAGCGGCTGGAACCGCAACGTTTTCACACCCGGTCTGCACTCGGCAGGAACCTACGCTGCCGGTACAAACCTCGATTCCGCTGGTTATGGACTCTACGGTGCCGAAGGCGGTAGCCCGTGGCAGTGGGACAACAAGCGCCGAGGCATGCAGACAAAGCTCGTCAACACTCAAATGATGAACTTTGGCGGCGAAAACCAACTGATGCTGATCGACCGTTTCGACTCACCAAACGATCCCAATGTCCGCCCAGTAGAAGGCTTTGGAGCCCCCGGAGATAGCGGCAGCATGCTGCTCGATGGTTCAGGACTCATTTGGGGCGTCCTCTCCGGTGGACAGTTCGAGCAGTACGGCGCGCTGAACTGGTACGCAACCATCACTCCGCAGCTCGCCCAGCAGATCTACACCACCACGGGCATCCCCGTCCCCGAACCGGCAACCCTGATCGTTCTCGGTCTCGGCGCGCTGGCTCTGCGACGGCGAAAGAACAAGAAGGCGTAAAGAGCGCAAACAGTAATGTTGGAAGGGGTAAGGATTGTAAAGAATCCTTACCCCTCATTCTTGCCAACCACCTGCCGACTACTTGCCAACCACCTGCCGACTACTTGCCGACCACCTGCCAACCACCTGCCAACGCCCCCACTTCACCACTTATACGGATCGTCTCCCCGGCTCCACAAATAAGAAACCAACTGCCCGACGTGGTACCACTCATGCGCCGCAAGGCTCCGAAAAGCCTCACTCGGCTGCATCATCGGCTGACCCAAAGATTCAAACCATCGATCCGGAAATGGCGCTGGCGTCTCCAACTGCTCCGCAGTCAGCGAGTCCAGATAAGCCAAAGTATCTGCCCGAGCCGACTTCAAAGCCCCGATCAATTCCTCAAGCGTTGGGTTTCCCTCCGCAAAGGACTCCGCCTCCTTGAAAGTAATGTGACGACCCTCCTTCATCCAGGCCAAAAGCATAATTTCCGTAGCCGCAATCTCAATGAACTGCCCGCCAACGGTGCGCATCCCTTCGGTCGGTGCCCAAGACAAATCGCTATCGGATAACCGTGGAAGAATCTCTTCCAAGTCTTCCCGCACGAGCCGAAGCCTTGCCTTGAGCCGATCATGCAAAGTAAATTCAGCAGGCTTAGCCACCTATTCACCCCCAGCCTGAGCACGTGGCGGTTGCTGGAGTGACTTGTAGTTCATCGCCGAATTAAACACCATGCTCCAAGACCCCGTCGTAATTCCTCGCCAAAACGGACTCGCTGCAAACAACATAATGTTGCCCTTCCCAACGGGTTGGATCGCAACCGCGGCCTTGCCCTCAAGCTCTTCACCATGCTCCAATGCCCCACTGATGAGAAGCGAATCCACGGCCGAGAACCGCAGCAACGCACGAGCCGGCGTCAGCCCCGCACCGCCAAAGTTCGGCGTCCGTTGATCTTCGGAAAGCGGTCTCGCCGTATGCGGTGGCCTGCCCTGAATCACATCGGGATCGTCCAATCCACCCCGCCCGCTCGCACGCCCACTTGATCCTGAACCGCGCCGTCCGCCCGAGCCTCCACCGCCTATCTCCAGTAAGAGATTGCCCCGGAAGAACACCGGAACCTTCTCGTCATAGCCATACAGTGCGGGGTTGCCCCTCGAATCATTCTCCGTTCGATAGACTCCTCCCGGTGCGATCAACTGATCCGGGATAGCAACGCTCACGCCCGAAACAAGCCCGTAGTCGATGGGAACACGACAAGTGTTTCCAAGACAAATGATGAGCCCACCACCATTAACAAACTTCTGCAAATTCACCATCCCGGAGAGCTCGATCCCACCCCGGATATCATCAGTCTGGTCTGGACCGCCGAGATTGGTAAAGCCCGGCAAAGCCTTCCACGGAATCGGATCGCCCGTCATCGGTACCCCGTTCACGATGCTCTGAGCGTTGCCCCGCGCCTCGCCCAAAATAATCACGTCGAACTTCGACCGCAGGTCCGCCAAATCCCGCAACGTATGCACAGACACATACGCGTACGGAATCCCGAGCTGATCCAGAGCAATCCGCCCCCAACCCTCATCCTGCGTTGACTGCCACGTATGAACATAGGCGATTCTTGGAGCATCCAGCGCGTGCGTGGGCACGTTGAGCGACTTCAAATCCGCAGTGATGTGGTACCCGCTCAGGTTTAGCTGTTTCACAAGTCCGGGAATCCG
It encodes the following:
- a CDS encoding formylglycine-generating enzyme family protein, with protein sequence MLALRLLAFSALVSILALLLVAGCGASEDVGPSVASESRPVPKGMVWIPLGTFTIGSDEGFVDESPAKELKMSGFFMDEHEVTNAQFAEFVEATGYVTVAERAIDPKEFPGVDPEKLKPGALVFVSGKGWDYVIGANWKHPEGPGSDIEGKEDHPVVQVAWEDAGAYAKWAGKELPTEAQWEYAARGGVAGQAFIWGSEPFDDKHPQANIWQGQFPLKNENTDGFLTTAPVKSFAPNKFGLYDMAGNVWEWCADWYSAAAYSEMADNDPKGPSSSNDPAEPGVAKRVLRGGSFLCADCYCKGYRPSARMKSSPDTGLFHSGFRCVINPSKTDPAE
- a CDS encoding DinB family protein, encoding MAKPAEFTLHDRLKARLRLVREDLEEILPRLSDSDLSWAPTEGMRTVGGQFIEIAATEIMLLAWMKEGRHITFKEAESFAEGNPTLEELIGALKSARADTLAYLDSLTAEQLETPAPFPDRWFESLGQPMMQPSEAFRSLAAHEWYHVGQLVSYLWSRGDDPYKW
- a CDS encoding PEP-CTERM sorting domain-containing protein — protein: MKLIPIALVAVGASMATSASAIIWRNDIPQSTVLTFGNDARFQGVGRVTVGGGSGTGTFLGIGTGGQAWGISAKHVITTGNTGSFTFEDGGNYAITQAIGFAGADVSIFKISGWNRNVFTPGLHSAGTYAAGTNLDSAGYGLYGAEGGSPWQWDNKRRGMQTKLVNTQMMNFGGENQLMLIDRFDSPNDPNVRPVEGFGAPGDSGSMLLDGSGLIWGVLSGGQFEQYGALNWYATITPQLAQQIYTTTGIPVPEPATLIVLGLGALALRRRKNKKA
- a CDS encoding isocitrate lyase/phosphoenolpyruvate mutase family protein, with the protein product MTATTQTTAIQEFRKLHESGCFILPNPWDIGSALYLQHLGFKALATTSAGFAFTLGRPDAVAAVSLETALAHFQQIAEATPLPVNADFQNGYADDPKGVATNVKRCIESGVAGLSIEDATGNPAQPLYESELAIDRIRAARSAIDASDLPVVLTARCEAWLVGAENPLDVAINRLIAFAEAGADCLYAPGVRDLKEIEQIVKAVAPKPVNILVGSPSPDLTLTNLSAIGVRRISVGGALARVAWGAFMRASQSIAETGTFDALSTAVPSTEIIKAF
- a CDS encoding sigma-70 family RNA polymerase sigma factor, producing the protein MTSVKTDLADQQSLFQSQIESHKGIIFKVVSSYAWLAEDQQDLAQEITLQLWRAYPKYDPSRTFSTWMYQVALNTAISWARKWKLRNQHLTTAEELADIPEPTSEGLDSQALYSLIAGLDEFSRALLMLYIEERSHAEIGEILGISPQNVATKLTRLKQRLRLEVEQQS